A window of Zingiber officinale cultivar Zhangliang chromosome 5A, Zo_v1.1, whole genome shotgun sequence contains these coding sequences:
- the LOC121983199 gene encoding protein RADIALIS-like 3: MSLPSPHQSSLPSLNPMASSSFAASWTAKQNKMFEKALALYDQDTPDRWHNIARLVGGKSAEEVKRYYELLVDDVFRIENDKVPSYYSSSRNPR, translated from the exons ATGTCTCTTCCCTCTCCACATCAATCCTCCCTCCCTTCTCTAAACCCAATGGCATCGAGTTCATTTGCCGCCTCATGGACTGCCAAGCAAAACAAGATGTTCGAGAAGGCCCTCGCGCTCTATGATCAAGACACCCCCGACCGTTGGCACAACATCGCGCGGCTTGTGGGCGGCAAGTCTGCTGAAGAAGTGAAGCGGTACTACGAGTTGCTTGTCGACGACGTCTTTCGTATTGAGAACGACAAAGTCCCGAGTTACTACTCTTCCTCCCGCAACCCAA GATGA
- the LOC121981580 gene encoding laccase-11-like: MNSATYHPKMSFSIIILVLFGFLVLVSTPTKAAIKKYQFDVAVSNVSRLCHAKPIVVVNGRFPGPTIYAREGDRIIVNVTNHAQYNMTIHWHGVKQLRNGWADGPAYITQCPIQTGSTYAYDFNVTGQRGTLWWHAHILWLRATVHGAIVIMPPAGVPYPFPQPDQEAELILGEWWNADVEVIERQGNGLGLPPNTSDAHTINGKPGPLFPCPEKHTYVLEVDHSKTYLLRIINAALNDDLFFAIAGHNMMVVEIDATYVKPFSTATVVVAPGQTTNVLVRADQPPGHYFIAARFFMDVPLPVDNKTAIAVFQYKGTAAAAGTIPAMPRLPAPNDTTFVADFQDKLRSLKPVNVPVSVDRRLFYTIGMGVNPCPTCANKTRLVGSLNNITFVMPEVALLQAHYNRVRGVYRLDFPDRPTKAFNYTGAPLTANLGTSQGTRLGRLAFNSTVELVLQDTNLLMVESHPFHLHGYNFFVVGRGIGNFDPANDPAQFNLIDPPERNTVAVPTGGWTAIRFRANNPGVWFVHCHLEVHTTWGLKMAFLVEDGDGPDESVLPPPTDLPPC, translated from the exons ATGAATTCGGCAACATATCATCCTAAGATGAGTTTTTCGATAATCATTCTTGTGCTTTTCGGATTTCTTGTGCTAGTTTCAACACCCACGAAAGCTGCTATTAAGAAGTACCAATTCGAT GTCGCGGTGAGCAATGTGAGCAGGCTTTGCCATGCCAAGCCTATTGTGGTTGTCAACGGAAGGTTTCCCGGTCCGACCATCTATGCTCGTGAAGGGGATCGTATCATTGTTAACGTTACAAACCACGCACAATATAACATGACCATCCATTG GCACGGAGTGAAACAATTGAGGAACGGGTGGGCCGATGGACCAGCCTACATAACACAGTGCCCTATCCAAACTGGGAGTACCTATGCCTACGACTTCAACGTGACAGGGCAGCGAGGGACACTCTGGTGGCACGCACACATCCTGTGGTTGCGTGCCACAGTGCACGGTGCCATCGTCATCATGCCGCCAGCAGGGGTCCCTTACCCCTTCCCTCAGCCTGATCAAGAAGCTGAATTGATCCTCG GAGAATGGTGGAATGCCGACGTGGAAGTGATCGAGAGGCAAGGCAATGGCCTTGGCTTGCCGCCGAATACTTCCGACGCTCATACCATCAACGGCAAGCCTGGTCCTCTCTTCCCCTGCCCAGAGAAGC ATACGTATGTGCTGGAAGTGGATCACAGCAAAACGTACCTGCTTCGGATCATCAACGCAGCGCTCAACGACGACCTCTTCTTTGCCATCGCCGGGCACAACATGATGGTCGTAGAGATCGATGCCACCTACGTGAAGCCGTTTTCCACGGCAACCGTTGTCGTGGCACCGGGGCAGACCACCAATGTCCTGGTCCGGGCGGACCAGCCCCCTGGGCACTACTTCATTGCGGCCCGGTTTTTCATGGACGTGCCGCTCCCTGTCGACAACAAGACCGCCATTGCTGTCTTTCAGTACAAGGGCACCGCCGCCGCTGCTGGCACGATCCCGGCCATGCCTCGCTTGCCGGCGCCCAATGACACAACGTTCGTCGCTGATTTCCAAGACAAGCTCAGGAGCCTAAAGCCAGTGAATGTGCCGGTGAGTGTCGACCGACGATTGTTCTACACAATTGGGATGGGCGTCAACCCCTGCCCAACCTGTGCGAACAAAACCCGCCTCGTCGGCTCGCTCAACAACATTACGTTCGTGATGCCGGAGGTCGCTTTGCTCCAGGCACACTACAACCGCGTCAGGGGTGTGTACCGGCTGGACTTCCCCGACAGGCCGACAAAGGCATTCAATTACACTGGCGCGCCACTAACGGCAAACCTCGGCACGTCGCAGGGGACGAGGCTAGGCCGGCTCGCATTCAATTCAACCGTCGAGCTGGTCCTACAAGACACCAACCTGCTGATGGTGGAATCACACCCATTCCACCTCCACGGCTACAACTTCTTCGTTGTCGGACGGGGGATCGGTAATTTCGACCCAGCCAATGACCCGGCGCAGTTCAACTTGATTGACCCACCGGAGCGGAACACGGTGGCCGTGCCAACAGGAGGCTGGACGGCAATCCGGTTCAGAGCCAACAATCCAGGGGTTTGGTTCGTGCACTGCCACCTGGAAGTCCACACGACCTGGGGGCTCAAGATGGCCTTTCTCGTGGAGGACGGCGATGGGCCAGACGAGTCCGTCTTGCCTCCTCCGACGGACCTTCCACCTTGCTAG
- the LOC121981581 gene encoding mannan endo-1,4-beta-mannosidase 1-like isoform X1, which translates to MHVRLLGVVLVLVLVSVNLNVEAEELGFVETRGLHFVANGSIFFANGYNAYWLMTMASDPSQRPKVSSALSDASSHGLTVARTWAFNDGGGSNALQTSPGAYNEQTFQGLDFVVSEARKFGTRMILSLANNYNNFGGKKQYVEWGRLQGQIIASEDEFFTNPVVKDFYKNHVKAVLTRVNTITGVAYKDDPTIFAWELMNEPRCPSDLSGKNIQEWIAEMAAYLKSIDENHLVEAGLEGFYGKISSNQQDNPRFQVGTDFIANNQIPEIDFAAIHSYPDQWLSTPDEQSQLAFLNNWLDAHIDDARNVLRKPLLVAEFGKSTKDPGFSTDQRDAVFRAVYSKIYASARTGGATAGSLFWQLMAQGMESYGDGYEIVLGESAPTTTRLIAAQSRQLRFLSGAPAGRGGVPEKRKIGGRN; encoded by the exons ATGCATGTGAGGCTTCTAGGAGTGGTTTTGGTCCTGGTGTTGGTTTCTGTAAATCTCAATGTAGAGGCAGAAGAATTAGGGTTTGTGGAGACCAGAGGGCTACATTTTGTTGCCAATGGCAGCATTTTCTTCGCCAATGGCTACAATGCCTACTGGCTGATGACCATGGCCTCAGACCCTTCCCAGAGGCCTAAGGTCTCCTCTGCCCTGAGTGATGCATCCAGCCATGGCCTCACAGTGGCCAGGACCTGGGCTTTCAATGATGGAGGGGGCAGCAATGCCTTGCAGACTTCACCTGGAGCCTACAATGAGCAAACCTTTCAG GGATTGGATTTTGTGGTGTCTGAGGCTAGAAAATTTGGGACCAGGATGATACTGAGCTTGGCGAACAACTACAACAACTTCGGAGGGAAGAAGCAGTATGTGGAGTGGGGGAGGTTGCAGGGCCAGATCATTGCGTCTGAGGATGAGTTCTTCACCAACCCAGTCGTCAAAGATTTCTACAAGAACCATGTCAAG GCTGTTCTGACCAGAGTGAACACCATCACTGGAGTGGCATACAAAGATGATCCCACAATCTTTGCATGGGAGCTCATGAATGAACCCAGATGCCCCTCAGACTTATCAGGGAAGAACATACAG GAATGGATAGCAGAGATGGCTGCATACTTGAAATCTATAGATGAGAATCATTTGGTGGAAGCAGGTCTTGAGGGGTTTTATGGGAAGATATCATCAAACCAGCAGGATAATCCAAGGTTTCAAGTGGGAACTGATTTCATTGCCAATAACCAGATTCCAGAGATAGATTTTGCAGCCATTCACTCGTATCCAGATCAATG GTTGTCGACGCCGGACGAACAATCCCAGCTAGCGTTCCTCAACAACTGGCTGGACGCCCACATCGACGACGCCAGAAATGTGCTCCGGAAGCCACTTCTGGTGGCGGAGTTCGGGAAATCCACCAAAGACCCCGGTTTCAGCACCGACCAGAGGGACGCCGTCTTCCGAGCGGTCTACTCCAAGATCTACGCGTCGGCCAGGACCGGCGGCGCCACCGCGGGGAGCTTGTTCTGGCAGCTCATGGCCCAGGGGATGGAGTCGTACGGCGACGGGTATGAGATCGTGCTCGGGGAGTCCGCGCCGACAACGACGCGGCTGATCGCCGCGCAATCGCGCCAGCTCCGGTTCCTGAGCGGAGCCCCAGCCGGCAGGGGAGGAGTCCCGGAGAAGAGAAAGATCGGAGGGCGGAACTGA
- the LOC121981581 gene encoding mannan endo-1,4-beta-mannosidase 1-like isoform X2, with protein MHPAMASQWPGPGLSMMEGAAMPCRLHLEPTMSKPFRMILSLANNYNNFGGKKQYVEWGRLQGQIIASEDEFFTNPVVKDFYKNHVKAVLTRVNTITGVAYKDDPTIFAWELMNEPRCPSDLSGKNIQEWIAEMAAYLKSIDENHLVEAGLEGFYGKISSNQQDNPRFQVGTDFIANNQIPEIDFAAIHSYPDQWLSTPDEQSQLAFLNNWLDAHIDDARNVLRKPLLVAEFGKSTKDPGFSTDQRDAVFRAVYSKIYASARTGGATAGSLFWQLMAQGMESYGDGYEIVLGESAPTTTRLIAAQSRQLRFLSGAPAGRGGVPEKRKIGGRN; from the exons ATGCATCCAGCCATGGCCTCACAGTGGCCAGGACCTGGGCTTTCAATGATGGAGGGGGCAGCAATGCCTTGCAGACTTCACCTGGAGCCTACAATGAGCAAACCTTTCAG GATGATACTGAGCTTGGCGAACAACTACAACAACTTCGGAGGGAAGAAGCAGTATGTGGAGTGGGGGAGGTTGCAGGGCCAGATCATTGCGTCTGAGGATGAGTTCTTCACCAACCCAGTCGTCAAAGATTTCTACAAGAACCATGTCAAG GCTGTTCTGACCAGAGTGAACACCATCACTGGAGTGGCATACAAAGATGATCCCACAATCTTTGCATGGGAGCTCATGAATGAACCCAGATGCCCCTCAGACTTATCAGGGAAGAACATACAG GAATGGATAGCAGAGATGGCTGCATACTTGAAATCTATAGATGAGAATCATTTGGTGGAAGCAGGTCTTGAGGGGTTTTATGGGAAGATATCATCAAACCAGCAGGATAATCCAAGGTTTCAAGTGGGAACTGATTTCATTGCCAATAACCAGATTCCAGAGATAGATTTTGCAGCCATTCACTCGTATCCAGATCAATG GTTGTCGACGCCGGACGAACAATCCCAGCTAGCGTTCCTCAACAACTGGCTGGACGCCCACATCGACGACGCCAGAAATGTGCTCCGGAAGCCACTTCTGGTGGCGGAGTTCGGGAAATCCACCAAAGACCCCGGTTTCAGCACCGACCAGAGGGACGCCGTCTTCCGAGCGGTCTACTCCAAGATCTACGCGTCGGCCAGGACCGGCGGCGCCACCGCGGGGAGCTTGTTCTGGCAGCTCATGGCCCAGGGGATGGAGTCGTACGGCGACGGGTATGAGATCGTGCTCGGGGAGTCCGCGCCGACAACGACGCGGCTGATCGCCGCGCAATCGCGCCAGCTCCGGTTCCTGAGCGGAGCCCCAGCCGGCAGGGGAGGAGTCCCGGAGAAGAGAAAGATCGGAGGGCGGAACTGA
- the LOC121981579 gene encoding glucose-1-phosphate adenylyltransferase large subunit 1-like isoform X2 — translation MPNAVTIFTAFVKVQTSRSSSSTSRFPRSTVFFTSRAAMDACGVGLKASACFGRVKRRSVGNGESVIWGEGFGAGPRTKQSPKAPQTVKKTGLRLNAGGVAFAVLTSDVNQETMVFHGPMFRNRSADPKSVASIILGGGTGSQLFPLTGTRATPAVSVGGCYRLIDIPMSNCINSRINKIFIMTQFNSASLNRHISRTYNFGNGISFGDGFVEVLAATQTPEDIGTGWFQGTADAVRQFTWVFEDNKNKNIEHILILSGDQLYRMDYMDLVQKHIDTDADITISCVPVGQSRASDYGLVRMDKSGRITQFCEKPKDADLEAMNGGTFLRMSHQDSLRYPYIASMGVYVFRRDVLLNLLRWNYPKSNDFGSEILPSAVKEHNVQGYIFNDYWEDIGTIKSFFHANLALTEQPPKFQFYDPMTPFYTSPRFLPPSKIENCRIVDAIISHGCFLRECRVERSIVGVRSRLDYGSELKDTMMMGADTYETESEIACLLASDRVPIGIGRNTKIRNCIIDMNARIGKNVVIANKDGVQEAERPSEGFYIRSGITIVVKNATIKDGTII, via the exons ATGCCGAACGCCGTAACTATATTCACGGCTTTTGTGAAAGTTCAAACCTCTCGAAGCAGTTCGTCCACTTCCCGGTTCCCTCGATCCACAGTCTTCTTCACAAG CAGAGCAGCAATGGATGCCTGCGGCGTGGGGTTGAAGGCGAGTGCTTGTTTCGGCCGAGTGAAGCGGCGAAGTGTCGGGAATGGGGAAAGCGTGATTTGGGGCGAAGGGTTTGGAGCGGGTCCGAGAACTAAACAATCCCCCAAAGCGCCGCAAACCGTGAAGAAGACGGGCTTACGGCTCAACGCCGGGGGGGTTGCATTCGCCGTTCTCACTTCAGATGTCAACCAGGAGACCATG GTTTTCCATGGACCGATGTTCAGAAACCGATCGGCTGATCCAAAGAGTGTTGCTTCTATAATCTTAGGGGGTGGGACTGGCAGTCAGCTGTTTCCTCTCACTGGCACAAGAGCCACACCTGCA GTTTCGGTCGGTGGATGCTATAGACTTATTGACATCCCGATGAGCAATTGCATCAACAGCAGGATAAACAAGATATTCATAATGACACAATTCAATTCAGCTTCACTAAATCGACACATTTCTCGAACATATAACTTCGGGAATGGAATCAGCTTCGGTGATGGATTCGTTGAG GTTTTAGCAGCTACACAAACCCCTGAAGACATCGGAACCGGTTGGTTTCAGGGCACGGCAGATGCTGTCAGGCAATTCACTTGGGTTTTTGAG GATAACAAGAACAAGAATATTGAACACATACTAATTTTATCCGGTGACCAACTTTACCGTATGGATTATATGGATCTTGTTCAG AAACATATTGATACTGATGCTGACATCACGATCTCGTGTGTGCCTGTGGGTCAAAG CCGAGCATCAGATTACGGACTAGTGAGGATGGACAAGTCCGGTCGAATCACCCAATTTTGTGAGAAACCCAAAGATGCCGACCTCGAAGCTATG AATGGTGGAACTTTTCTCCGAATGTCTCACCAAGATTCTCTGCGATATCCATACATTGCGTCGATGGGAGTGTATGTGTTTCGACGAGATGTTCTACTAAATCTTCTAAG GTGGAATTATCCAAAATCAAATGACTTCGGTTCAGAAATTCTTCCTTCTGCTGTAAAGGAGCACAATGTTCAG GGATATATATTCAATGACTACTGGGAGGATATCGGTACGATCAAATCCTTCTTCCATGCAAATTTGGCATTGACAGAACAG CCTCCGAAGTTTCAATTTTACGATCCTATGACGCCTTTCTACACATCACCGCGATTTCTACCCCCATCGAAAATAGAAAATTGCAGG ATTGTGGATGCAATTATCTCACATGGGTGCTTCTTACGCGAATGTAGAGTCGAGCGTTCGATAGTCGGAGTGCGTTCGCGGCTAGATTATGGCTCAGAGTTGAAG GATACGATGATGATGGGTGCTGATACCTACGAAACCGAATCCGAAATCGCTTGTCTACTCGCAAGCGATAGAGTCCCCATAGGCATTGGACGCAACACCAAGATCAG GAACTGCATCATCGACATGAATGCGAGGATCGGGAAGAATGTGGTTATTGCAAACAAAGAT GGTGTCCAAGAAGCTGAAAGGCCCTCGGAGGGCTTCTATATACGATCGGGGATCACGATCGTGGTGAAGAATGCTACGATCAAAGATGGGACaattatatag
- the LOC121981579 gene encoding glucose-1-phosphate adenylyltransferase large subunit 1-like isoform X1: protein MPNAVTIFTAFVKVQTSRSSSSTSRFPRSTVFFTSRAAMDACGVGLKASACFGRVKRRSVGNGESVIWGEGFGAGPRTKQSPKAPQTVKKTGLRLNAGGVAFAVLTSDVNQETMVFHGPMFRNRSADPKSVASIILGGGTGSQLFPLTGTRATPAVSVGGCYRLIDIPMSNCINSRINKIFIMTQFNSASLNRHISRTYNFGNGISFGDGFVEVLAATQTPEDIGTGWFQGTADAVRQFTWVFEDNKNKNIEHILILSGDQLYRMDYMDLVQKHIDTDADITISCVPVGQSRASDYGLVRMDKSGRITQFCEKPKDADLEAMKNGGTFLRMSHQDSLRYPYIASMGVYVFRRDVLLNLLRWNYPKSNDFGSEILPSAVKEHNVQGYIFNDYWEDIGTIKSFFHANLALTEQPPKFQFYDPMTPFYTSPRFLPPSKIENCRIVDAIISHGCFLRECRVERSIVGVRSRLDYGSELKDTMMMGADTYETESEIACLLASDRVPIGIGRNTKIRNCIIDMNARIGKNVVIANKDGVQEAERPSEGFYIRSGITIVVKNATIKDGTII from the exons ATGCCGAACGCCGTAACTATATTCACGGCTTTTGTGAAAGTTCAAACCTCTCGAAGCAGTTCGTCCACTTCCCGGTTCCCTCGATCCACAGTCTTCTTCACAAG CAGAGCAGCAATGGATGCCTGCGGCGTGGGGTTGAAGGCGAGTGCTTGTTTCGGCCGAGTGAAGCGGCGAAGTGTCGGGAATGGGGAAAGCGTGATTTGGGGCGAAGGGTTTGGAGCGGGTCCGAGAACTAAACAATCCCCCAAAGCGCCGCAAACCGTGAAGAAGACGGGCTTACGGCTCAACGCCGGGGGGGTTGCATTCGCCGTTCTCACTTCAGATGTCAACCAGGAGACCATG GTTTTCCATGGACCGATGTTCAGAAACCGATCGGCTGATCCAAAGAGTGTTGCTTCTATAATCTTAGGGGGTGGGACTGGCAGTCAGCTGTTTCCTCTCACTGGCACAAGAGCCACACCTGCA GTTTCGGTCGGTGGATGCTATAGACTTATTGACATCCCGATGAGCAATTGCATCAACAGCAGGATAAACAAGATATTCATAATGACACAATTCAATTCAGCTTCACTAAATCGACACATTTCTCGAACATATAACTTCGGGAATGGAATCAGCTTCGGTGATGGATTCGTTGAG GTTTTAGCAGCTACACAAACCCCTGAAGACATCGGAACCGGTTGGTTTCAGGGCACGGCAGATGCTGTCAGGCAATTCACTTGGGTTTTTGAG GATAACAAGAACAAGAATATTGAACACATACTAATTTTATCCGGTGACCAACTTTACCGTATGGATTATATGGATCTTGTTCAG AAACATATTGATACTGATGCTGACATCACGATCTCGTGTGTGCCTGTGGGTCAAAG CCGAGCATCAGATTACGGACTAGTGAGGATGGACAAGTCCGGTCGAATCACCCAATTTTGTGAGAAACCCAAAGATGCCGACCTCGAAGCTATG AAGAATGGTGGAACTTTTCTCCGAATGTCTCACCAAGATTCTCTGCGATATCCATACATTGCGTCGATGGGAGTGTATGTGTTTCGACGAGATGTTCTACTAAATCTTCTAAG GTGGAATTATCCAAAATCAAATGACTTCGGTTCAGAAATTCTTCCTTCTGCTGTAAAGGAGCACAATGTTCAG GGATATATATTCAATGACTACTGGGAGGATATCGGTACGATCAAATCCTTCTTCCATGCAAATTTGGCATTGACAGAACAG CCTCCGAAGTTTCAATTTTACGATCCTATGACGCCTTTCTACACATCACCGCGATTTCTACCCCCATCGAAAATAGAAAATTGCAGG ATTGTGGATGCAATTATCTCACATGGGTGCTTCTTACGCGAATGTAGAGTCGAGCGTTCGATAGTCGGAGTGCGTTCGCGGCTAGATTATGGCTCAGAGTTGAAG GATACGATGATGATGGGTGCTGATACCTACGAAACCGAATCCGAAATCGCTTGTCTACTCGCAAGCGATAGAGTCCCCATAGGCATTGGACGCAACACCAAGATCAG GAACTGCATCATCGACATGAATGCGAGGATCGGGAAGAATGTGGTTATTGCAAACAAAGAT GGTGTCCAAGAAGCTGAAAGGCCCTCGGAGGGCTTCTATATACGATCGGGGATCACGATCGTGGTGAAGAATGCTACGATCAAAGATGGGACaattatatag
- the LOC121979967 gene encoding uncharacterized protein LOC121979967: MTPKEVTDVIPFQLVYRGEAVVPVEVRVESDRVQLYNGGAVEWRLIELDLVDKAWDKAAVQLTTYLQQMRQNYNKRGILRSFQFDDLVWKRTKPVGDVTKLEAPWGGPFKIIQNAPLGIILPAGQKWKTA; encoded by the coding sequence ATGACTCCTAAAGAGGTGACCGACGTAATACCATTCCAGCTGGTGTATAGAGGTGAAGCAGTGGTCCCTGTGGAAGTCAGAGTGGAGTCCGACCGGGTACAACTCTACAATGGTGGGGCCGTTGAGTGGAGGCTAatagagctcgacttggtggataaGGCGTGGGATAAGGCTGCTGTTCAGCTCACGACATACTTGCAGCAGATGAGGCAGAACTATAACAAAAGGGGGATCCTGAGATCCTTCCAGTTCGACGATCTGGTGTGGAAGAGAACAAAGCCAGTCGGAGACGTCACCAAGCTCGAGGCTCCCTGGGGAGGTCCCTTCAAGATAATACAAAATGCTCCGCTCGGGATCATACTACCTGCAGGACAAAAATGGAAGACAGCTTGA